A single region of the Lotus japonicus ecotype B-129 chromosome 4, LjGifu_v1.2 genome encodes:
- the LOC130712558 gene encoding uncharacterized protein LOC130712558 encodes MNQRNKTTTPRHLRKYIKLGALAKIRDARISARSKQINFIHEIPINHALSSSQPSSITQHEANSVETIPLFLTRIHGPHCPQRKRLTATKPITYVPINPSIALPDLAIESFGNDVDIAI; translated from the coding sequence ATGAACCAAAGAAATAAAACAACCACACCTCGCCATCTCCGTAAGTATATCAAACTCGGTGCCCTAGCTAAGATTCGTGACGCTCGTATCAGTGCTAGATCGAAACAGATTAACTTCATCCATGAAATTCCTATCAATCATGCTCTCTCATCGTCACAACCCTCATCTATTACTCAGCATGAGGCCAACTCTGTTGAAACAATTCCTCTCTTCCTCACCAGGATCCATGGCCCTCACTGCCCACAAAGGAAGAGGCTCACTGCTACAAAGCCAATCACCTATGTACCCATCAATCCCTCTATTGCCTTGCCTGATCTAGCTATTGAGTCCTTTGGAAATGATGTTGACATCGCGATTTGA